In Stanieria sp. NIES-3757, the DNA window TTATCTGGTGCGGAAGTAACCAGTTATGACGATCATCGCATTGCTATGAGTTTAGCAGTAGCAGCCTTAAAAGCTTCAGGAACAACCGTAATTAAAGATGCTACCGCAGCCAATATTTCTTACCCCAACTTTTTTGAAAGTCTGCAACAAGTTTGTTATTTGTAGGAGGCAGAAGGCAGTAGGTGCAAGGTTTTAGATTTTAAATTGTACCTATTACCTCTTACTTATTACCCATTGGCGACAAGTTAAGAAAAGATACAATCTGTCAAGTACTTCCAAATCAAGGAAAAAAAGTCTTAAAAACTAACTAATGAAAAAAATAGCTCACAACAGACGCGAGCGCAATTGTTATCAATGGCACATTCACAAAAAAGTATCCAAGACCATGCCAGAAATAGAAGTTATCCTAATAATGACTTTCTGCTTCAAATCTTAGCTAATTTTGGATTATTTTAACTTTCTTTTTTCGTGCGATTACCCTGGGTTGATACTGAAGCATTACTGTTAATAATGCTCGGGTTAACTTTTGTTTGGCTTGAATAGGTTGATAAGGATCGGTAACCCTACTCATATAAATCGTAGCAAGGCGATCGCGATTTTTTTTATACCATCGGGCTAATTCTTTGGTTAAAAGTAATTGAGCATTTTCTTTAATAATTACCCAATTACCCCAATTTTGACGTAAATTAGCATTAGGACTAAAAACAGCAGCATAACAATAACTGCATCTATATTGACAGCCACGATAAGGATTTAAAGTAAATCATAAGCATCAATAAATCCAGTAGCTTTATTTAAAATTGATTGAGCATTTACTTTATAAACATCTGCTTGAGCTAATTTTTCTTAAACTACAAATTTTTGTTCTACTGCTTACGGGGTGACAACCAAGCTAAAAAGCAGTTTGAATGAGTCTTTTAGCCCTCAGACCTTGTTGCTAGAAAGGTAACTTATTAGGAGTAAATCTCATTAACTGCTCTACCAAATCATGACAAAATTCATAGGTTTTAATCCATAATCCACCATACAAACCTATCCAAAAATTACTGTGTCGTCTTGTAGTTCTTCTAGCTGATTTTAGACGACAAATATACTTTTGAATCCCCATAGATTTAATTTGTTTACCTCTTTTAATGGCACAAGTATAAGCGATTGCTATTAATAAAACTAAAGCCAGTAAACGTTGGTCATTGCCATGACATTGTTCTAAATTATAACCTCCTGTTTTACAATCTTTAAACATTGCCTCGATTCCATAACGATGTTGGTAAGCGAATACCGCTTGTTTTAAATTGGGTAAATTTGTAATCAAATACCATCCTTCATTTTTTTGCTTCTTTTTGGTCTTCTGTGACCAATATCCAGCAAGATTAACTACACCAAAACCTTTTTGTTTGGTTAGTTTAACCGATGGTAAATAAAAAGATTTTCCTGGTTTAAGTCCTAAAGATTTTAATAACTGATAATTTTCTTCTTTTTGCTTAATGTATTTATTGTCTTTCGTTCTGATAACGTATTGACATCCCTGTTTTTCGAGCCAATCTGCCAATGATATATGACCAAACTCACGGTCACCTAAAATG includes these proteins:
- a CDS encoding transposase, encoding MLPKFYHKCFSKLLTSRQYTTLQIIIFLLQSYRTIQIEKLAALLPIPIKYESRRRHLQRLLISPKLRLKCLWVPILKKWLKINQSPNKIAYVAIDRTRWQERNLFVASLIQDKRAIPLHWLLLDKKGNSNFQEQKRLLKLVLRLLDGFKIVILGDREFGHISLADWLEKQGCQYVIRTKDNKYIKQKEENYQLLKSLGLKPGKSFYLPSVKLTKQKGFGVVNLAGYWSQKTKKKQKNEGWYLITNLPNLKQAVFAYQHRYGIEAMFKDCKTGGYNLEQCHGNDQRLLALVLLIAIAYTCAIKRGKQIKSMGIQKYICRLKSARRTTRRHSNFWIGLYGGLWIKTYEFCHDLVEQLMRFTPNKLPF